A segment of the Mytilus trossulus isolate FHL-02 chromosome 12, PNRI_Mtr1.1.1.hap1, whole genome shotgun sequence genome:
ttagatatcatTTTACTATTTACAGTTCTTAAGTCCTATTTGTCAACTACActattcaataatttaattttgaatgtaacgTGTCTCCTGATTAGCtgacattgttttgtttatcaggtcatagacataattttttcATGTGACTGTGTGAcgtcataaacatttttttttcataattaaccccagttttaaatgaaattaagaattaaatcaTTACAAATGACTGTAACATTTGTTCTGtgtatgaagaaataacataaaaaatgtgattAACACTGAATAACCCACGTACTAAAAACGAGCCATCATTGCAATTATAGGACAACACTTTTATTCCAgaaagtacatttttatttatcattgtacaaacaattgtaaataaagggcaataactccttattcATTTGTTTGGTCAGAGAAAGTAAAttcgttaaaaataaaatgtgggACTACTAACTCTAAGGTCATGCAatcatcttgaaaaatattcatattaaaaataaagaggTATTGGTTTtctttatgacaaaattgaaaaccACTTATATACAGCTTACtcgataaaatatattaaatatgtttCAATATGAACAACCTATATGTACTGGATTCAGATCACCAGGAAAGTGAGCTTCGTGTACTCTATAACCACGAGATTTCACATGACGTCTGAGCCAATCAATGCCTTTTCTATTAGCTGTCATGCTCTGCTGCACAATCAGATCTTTTCCAAGTCTCAAAACTTCAGCTGCGTCAAAACActagtgaaattaaaaaaaatattctataattaatataaagataaattatGTCTagtttatactttacatgtgtATCTAGAGCATGTAGAGAGCATGATTCTAATAACAAATAGTAAAAGTCCTCTAAGATTCTAACTCTGTGTATGAAAGTAAGTGCTCTAACCGACAAGGCTCAGCAGCTTACGCCTGGATTAGTATCTACTACCCATACTAAGGGAAACAATCCTGTCAGACATGTGTTGTACACCTTGCTGTCGGAAATGTAGAACACAATTTCCTATACCTGTAGGCAGCTAACATTTAGTGTCATCTGCCATCCATGTAGTTTTGTCAATGGCAGTAGAATAAAATTGATCGATATAGAGCGTGACTTCAACTTTATAGTCTCCCAGACAACAAAAGGTTTGAGGCCCACGccacatttatataaatagcaATCGCCATATTGGTCTTCAACTATTGTCaatctgtaccaagtcagttgCCAGTAATTCAGCGGTTTTTTGCTCTCtgctatatttgtttttcttttttttaatgttttagtaTCAAtcaggcagttagttttcttatttaaattgtttcacaATTACTCATGCAAGGCCTTTAATTGCTAAAAAATTAGTATCAATTTGGCAaattgttaaaggctgtacagtgacaaATAGTAAccataaaaaatcatttttttatttatttataaatacttaCCGGTTCTGCTTCATTGattacatatttataattttgtatccagTCTTTACGTTCCTGACAATTTGTGTCGAAAGGAAAGTCtaaattatacatgttttcTGACATAGTAGGCTTGGGAGCCATCGTCCATAACATATCTTCATCCTTCTCAAAATAATCATTCAGTATTGTCCTgcaagattatttatttttattttacagtattgagcaaaaaattgtaaaataccaattttatacattaagattatggaaaaataaaaaatttaaataaaaagaatctacatttaaattcatttttttcctccataacaacttttaaaaaaacctCTAATGTGTACAGTGTTTGTATTTATCTGCCTCCTTTATCATGCCCTTGTGGGACTGCTGTTGTTTATCATATAAACCCCTTTTATAATGAGATACAAACGTAAAAATCTTATGGATCGTCTGGGTAATGGAaatctaatttttaattaaaaatcttccaaataaaataacacagTATCTTTAAATTATAACTTTCGCTCTCCTCCTCTGATTTTAGGCATActttttgagtttttgtttttggttgtaAACAtggttaaaacaaaacttatcaCTCTAATATCTACCTGTATGCCATGGACTCAAAATATCGAGCTCTACTGCTCATAGTGGACTCAATGATTTCATTCCCAATTACTAGCAGGGTGTCACGTGGACAGGAAGCTCCGTGTTGATGCTCAATTGAAAAGAACGGTGTCCTCACGGGTTgtgtaaaatcaattttatcagGTCTCCTAACTGTAACATTACACTGGAATCTAAGTACCCTCTCTAAGTTGTCAATCTGGAGAGCTGCTTTGTGTATGTATTCATCGCTCTGTTTTCCTGTtcttagaaaataaaacaaatgatatttaGTAATCAAGATCAAATTTcaattctatattttattttaatcctACTGCAATAATCACTGTTAATTACTTTTATATTGCAGAACATTATATATACTTATAGACAAATATGTGTGACGGAATTGCTTCTCTCCTTTAGTACCGGTAAATACTTTTGTTATAGTCAGTGGTAAGAGGATAGGCAGATCCAGGGGGCCTGGGCCCCTTCCCCTTCCGTGGGAACAACTTGATttattatatagggaatcaagTTCTTGAGATGacaattaaatttgtaataGAAATATGGCTCTCTGGTAAACTATGTTTCCTGTGTGTAatgctgtgtgtttgtttatatcACATTGGCTAGGCTTGAGATCTCACAATACTTGTTTAATCCCACTGCATTGATGTACCAGTCCCACTACAGAAactctagcctttgttagtcgtgtatggtttttcttttaattttggttcatttatttgtttattgctgcttttttgtttgttgttgtctctttgacacaatccAAGTcaccattctcaattttattataaaacataaatgatGAAACATGTATAGGTCTAAattaaaaacagttgtttttgtttaaatgatagACATTTAATTcgaaagaatatttaaaatactgttttttagtatttcaaaatttacataaaatatgcATATCAAAGTGAAGAGTATGCATCTTAATtatacataaacatttaaaactttgtATAGTATAGTATCATGATATGCATGATTATCGCTACTTtatgcatttttcctttgatctttataatttatttgtgataatttttcatgtcATGCTTCTCACTTGAGATAGAAAACTTTCGCTAAGGAGACACATGCCATTGCTTACAAAATTTATCGtggtcataggtaaaatagcaataaacagattatcattcgGGTCATTTCAACTCGTTGCTTTTCTCGGTTTCGCTGTCACGGCTCAAGCGAGAACATtcttgagatgatcaacgataatctttCATTATCCCATATGTTTCCATACCTGCTAATAGGAAGATATCCTGCCTCTTTTTGAGGTGTACACAAAAGGttatgtttaatatgtttgtcaaacatgtcaaatataattatatgcCGAAAAAAGAAGTTTTTACTTAATTACTTAATTAATCAATCCCCATCCATATCATCTGTACATGTTTATAAATCtaacaatattgaaaaataattgtaattaatctgtttcccttatttgttcaaaattgtGTTGTATGTCACCCTGAATTCGGCTGCTGTCTGCTCTAGGGTTGgaatgttgtctctttgacccattccccgtttccattctcattttttttcaaaaaatcgcTACTGGCAGCTGCAGAATTTGAGTGTAATGCATGATTATAAAACTACTGtaaaactactgtacatcagatgtTCATATGTGTCTAGTTTTAACAAATTTCGCTAAAGGCATTTTACTTGAAATTAACTTAGGAGATGACTGTATTGGATTTTAAACTCCGACGGTATCACAtggtgatttgatggtcgcaagttaagggcatacgatacagttacaggggaggtaacgACGTTGCTAACgtgaaatgttattttcgcgacgtcaaactgtgacatatcgggaaaagatgcatttttcgactgatttttatcattcaaactgatttaatttgaaaacgagttcatggacccctatttttcaaaacagcaatgtgtttcattttgcagggagattatgtgacccaaattttataaaactttaaatagaggattttttttaattttgataaacatgcagtaaaaaattatgttttttcctcaattcatgaacatttgataaatatgagttatatctgaataaaaaattgcatattttttttaggatacttataaaataaagaaattaccgattatttaacaaaacacagtttgtgtttatcttttataacaaaaaagttatgtctttctttcgaaaaagaaattacggccacaaatctgaattttgagcaaatatacataatttcgacctcattttactcaaaaagtaacACATggaggtatattttttataacatatttgatttaatccggtaaaatatagtttatatgcacattttcatgaacttgtaaatacaggatcaaaactgtatcgtatgcccttatagtccatcagctagttcCCAAAAGCGCTCTAAttaaggagtttgtgttacaccccagggtaccgcgattTCTGTTgatagaattcaacttcattatcttattgataaaatacaaggtgttagactaaaaaaaagtgtccaaaagaggaTTAAAAACGTCCCTTCCAATGGTCCCCTCATTAAGCAATCACGACTAAgtaatttttcatgaatttttttaatataaagcgattaagaaaaaataaagtataggttTAAAAAACTAAAAGAGATGCAAAACttatcatattaaatgtaactcagaagattttttgtttaaaaataaatgttttttacattacaaacaatccgATTTTTTGGGTTCAAATTAAGACATATTGTCTCCTTTCATTAAAAAACTCGTTATACAATTACCAGTTTTAGCTAATTAAACTTGAGAGTTAATCATTATgcaatgtttaaatcatttgcagtatttttttatcgtctaaaatatgaattatttaattaaatatatgtacGTGCAAACACTCGGGAAATACcggaaatcatcaaattaccgtctttgattcagtatacaacatgtacaatgtattcacacataagcattatcaatttgcaaatgaaaacaaacatttaattgtcgatttatgatgtttttgtgagacaaattattttataaagtgaatgtgtaacgaaatattaatgaaaaaaatcaaattaaggtGATTTTGTTTGCGTTcagaaaaggtgcactctatcgaactcaataaaggtgtacttgataacattttgtgttGTAGCTATGAAGTGATTGACTTAAGAttgttaaggtggtatgggtgtcttcctccatcttggattgtaaaaaacagtgaaccaaaggtccagattttctatcatGTTAGCAAAAtatgatgcaggaatgcagatatttaatatgaattttcatttaaaagaaccaatttataagaatataacttaaaatagttttgcacatgatgataatttttgtttgtttttttattttttttaaattgccattttaaggggaggtaactcttaAATAGTGCTTTTTCTGTTGGATTCTACCTGGAATTTTcctgttttgtattttagctgGAAAAAACTCaaggtgaccctatcttttcttaaGAAATTCCCAAAGCATTGCCTGAAAGCTATCTTCTCCTGAAGtgtttaacaattctatcattttgtttagtttctaaccacaaaatggtgttttttcctgtataatccttACAAAATGTCTCAATTTGTCGCGTCATGTAGCTTgggaaaatgcgcggtgacctatcattttcattatttatttcaacatatatcaatagatactacgttttggcaaagtatgaacaaattctatcatttttattttagactcccataccaccttaagtcatTCAATCTACAGACAACGCTTTGAACAAACGTCAAATAGTCAGTTGTGGGGTTTGGCAATACTTTTTACTCTCTAAGGTTTCTTAGAGATACAAACAAATGGCTTTGTtggtttcagtttaaataaagataaacgTTGGTTGCTAAATGCACATGAAAGAGcttcaatatcattaaaatgtcGAGACTTAGTAGGAATGGTAAACCCTGAAACATCCGTCCAAAAAGAACTCAGAAAAACTCGAATGAAGCGAGACGAATCTGATGTTCTGAAATTGCTTCAGACACTGCAGAGCTGGCCAATTCCATTATAATATATGAACAGTAAAATGGCTTCTTCTCGGGTTCTGTTGCTTCTTCGGAATTAATGTGCGGCCTTCATAACGCGTATGAAAAGGGCAAATTTGcttcagaaattttcattacggaacggcttattcaaaagtcaaccgGTATCTTCAAAACACTCAAAAGAACATAATTCCttacagtttaaaaaaaggaaataaaaggcAAGCAGTTAATGGCTGATAAGAAAAACAGAACATTCAaagcagatgaaaaaaaaatgtcgccTGCTTGTCATAGCCCAGACAAGATAGTTGGTTATGCGGTAGGTTCTCCAGTTTGATTTAGGTCCTCTTCCAATGTCTCTTGCAAACTTTGATTGTacacatgtaatgaaaaattaaaacctgTCCTGAGTAGTCTTTTAGAAAAGGCTCATTCCTTAGGAAagcatgtggatatttgatgacaTGGCAGTTATTCAAACAATTACTAGGATACCAAGCACTTTTTCCGATTTggcaattgttattttaaaaaccatccttTTAGTTTCAAAAAGTGGTCCCGCATTGATTTTGTCACTGAATAGTATCGCACAATATTCATAACGACATTAGAACGGCAGGTCCTTTGGGAGGGCAAATCATTACGATAAGTTTTAAACCATCATAACCGTGTTCTTGGGAATGGAAGAAATTTTTGGTAGTTGCGGTAAACAAAGTTGCTTTTGTtgaattcttttgttttaaaagagtaAAGAATCCTTTAAatttacacttgaatgtattgatttatttgtatcacatggaagtatgtggcacaaaatatatgttgaaaatgaaatagcgTAAAATGGTTTTAGCTTATATTCAAACATAAGAAGccgataaaaaaaatgtctttaataaaatgcaaaaacatgcaGCTGACAAAGGTTACAACTCCATTGTTATAAAACCTTCTGACACGGTTGTGGAAGTATTGGCTTACTATTTTCACAATTCTAACATTGTAAGTCTGACATATACATCCTCCAAATGCAGATTATTAAATGTGCAATCAATATGTGCAAATTTTAGAAAACTGCTAGGATTTCGCGCCAATACAGGTTGTGATTCAGTAAGTGTTTTGtctggtaaaaaaaaagcaaagcatTCGGCTTTTTGACACGTTATGTGGAGTTTTCAGAAGGTCTATTCCATCTTGGTGAAACCTTGGAAGAGGTTGGCGAAGAGTTGTCAAAACACTCGAGAGGTTTTCGTGTTCTATATATGGctacgaaattaaaaatatcgataaataaagatcagaacattttgaaatgcaaaagatgcaatgttaaagCACATTAAACAAGCCAACTTTCAGACGAAGATTTGGAAATCTGCTCTTAAACACAACACTGGTCTGTTGCCAAACAACTATGGTTAGATTGTTTAGAGCGCTTTGATCAGTATCAATTTGCTAGACCAACCACCTGCGTTAGATGTTTTGGTAATTCTGATGTGCTGTTCATGTAAATCTGGTGTGCCAAAAAAAGATGTTCATGTGTTCAACAAGGTATATCCTGAACAGATAGCTCTATGTTAATGCTTGAAAGCTTGTAGATATAAGCATTATAAAATCGTTGATATTGCTAACGATGACGACGAAGATGATGAAAAAGATGAGAATTCGGTAGATGCAGGTGACCAAACTGAGGATGATTCTATGGATTGACCTTCTGTGTGAACTTAAAATGTGGTGATGCGgttgtgaaattaaaaaaatatatagaacatTAGCAAACCTgacagttttgtgtgttttaatatgtgagttatttcatgaatgtgatgTATAAATTTGTGACAGAATAGTGCATTTCTGGTTgcttatgtttgtgtttgtcgTTGATTCTCGTTGTTTTCGTttcttatctttaatttttttttcaacagcctttatatactttatcctgtatgtttcaatgtgaaacaatataccattttatcaagaaaattagtatgtatgcttcttttcattcaaaatcatgacttttggaaattgaccctcccccttttttcttggtcctctacgatttaaaaatcaattaaaaattagCCTGCGTTTCAATAAGATATGATgtgttccatttaataaaaaataaagtacttAATACTTagttatttttccatttttctgtaatagtgtgcaaaacaaaatgtgtGATATGCCCTGAAATAAGTCCCCTTTTCaccccttttggacactttttcaaaagtctaacacctcttaaaacattcttcagatattactctttaaatttatacaaaaaaattgcggtaccctggggtgtaacacataACTGAATTtttgccctaccagctgatggactattAAGTTTACTGGCAACGTGTTAGTAAAACCAGTACACGGAAATAACTGCCTCTAAATCACCAATAAATCCCGTCAGATCTTACATAACAATATCGGTATCTCCATTTTAATACATCTGACAAAAAACAActtaaaatcatacatttaaaatttgccATACatcgtctgcgcttgcgcgtacacTTTTATAGCATCACTTAACAGTTGATCCCGTGACAATCTATGACGTTATCCAATGAAATTGATGATGGCATGaaacatgaaattttaacattacCAAATCAATAAACCAATAAACGAATGAGAAAATAATCTAGTGCAATGTAACATTGACCGATATTATAAGCGTCTTTTAATCCCAACTCATCACaatctataaaattaaaacaatgataACATTCCATGGTCAATAAGTGGAGTAATAAAACCTCAATGAAATTGAGATAACCTTAAGGTTGACTTAAACGATCCTGACATAATTCCATTGGTTAACGTTGGTTCTGAAAAAAggtaaagtaaaaaaagtttGTAAGAAGAACAttattcatacttttttttttaattattctcaCAGATATGGcacaaatcaaatgaatgaaaaagatgTCTTTCGTTAGTAAAtacattatcaatatttatatcgtAAACTCTCTATCAACCAAAAATAGAACATCATAattaatacttaaaaaaaaactatcaattatatTCGGATGGTTTATTATCAGTTCAACAAGGGCAATCTATTAATTCAACTCGAATCGTCTATAACTAAAACTCTGAcaaaatatcatacatgtaggatgattttcaattttaaaagttcaataaatatttcGACCATACAAGCTGTCTCGGCGGTGAAGTCAGGCCTGCtataatgcaaacaaaaaagGAAGATTTGTTTTGCCGACAAACGACACAATAGGCAACTATGACTGCTTAATAAGAGAAAATTCAAGACAAAAGAATCAGTACAATTTGTATTACCATGAATATTTCTATTGTTAAAGATTGAATGACTctcttttgatgttttttttaaatttttattgattcAAAGTTGTATTAgtaaatagatatatacataatgttgATACATAATAATGTTGGCAAGGGAATGGACATACCTAATGGTCTATCACTTTTTACCAACGAAGACATTACCTGTAAATCCGAGAATttaatttattgcattaaaTGTAATGGTTGCCAGGAAATTTATATCGGCCAAACAGGGAACAGTGTAACAGAAAGAGTGCGCATTCATAGACAACATATACGGCAGCCACAATACAGAAAAATCCCCCTAAGCAAACATTTAGACGAATGTGGAGggggattttttaaaatattcccattttataaaatgaatatggGTTGTGATATTACACGAGAAGTCaaggaaaaacattttattttaaaatttaaatcacgATTGAATGCAAACTATGCATTTTCTATTGTGTAATAATGACGCTCCATACTTCTATATATAGACTAAGTGTAATAcgatttatctccctttatatACTCAACGACAACTATGACGTTACATACCTACCGTTACATAGTTACGTTATTCATGTATAGTTTCACCTGaagattgttatttaaacatGAAAGTACTAGTGAATTAAAACTATTCATACCGGAAATGTTGGATTTATTagtaatctatatatatttctatacacaagaacatttattatagtgatctttatatatatatatcaccatcattgatggcgatccgatggatacatctgttgtagggttgtcactgactcagacgtacttatgaatataattattttctgtgactgtatcttacattaatttgtaggatcctttactatagataatttagctgatctgtaacaataacatcttcatgccttatatatcatgtactgtagtacgccgctagattaaaactgacgtggaaaggtaacacatgcccaccgaaagctctttttttgagagcccaggtggtcgtgtggtctagcgggacagctgcagtgcaggcgatttggtgtcacgatatcacagtagcatgggttcgaatcccggcgagggaagaaccaaaaatttgcgaaagcaaatttacagatctaacattgttgggttgatgtttagacgagttgtatatatatatatatatatatatatatatatatatacatatattcataagtacgccgctagattaaaactgacgtggaaaggtaacatatggccaccgaaagctctttttttgagagcccaggtggtcgtgtggtctagcgggacggctgcagtgcaggcgatttggtgtcacgatatcacagtagcatgggttcgaatcccggcgagggaaggaccaaaaatttgcgaaagcaaatttacagatctaacattgttgggttgatgtgtagacgagttgtatatatatatatatatatatatatatatagaatgtccgaattaacttatttgtagactTTGTCTAAGTTATCTTGTTGTTTTGGCTTATACAACTTATAAAATGTAGGTGGTGTGGGATGTTAACATATGTTATAGTATTACCCAGCCAAGATAAGTTAAGTTGCCAAACTGTTTTATCTTACGGGACGGCAGACAACTGGACCAATTAGTAATTCAAACAagcaagagaaaaaaaattagggtcaCAAGTCATTATGTATCACCCGAGGACTATGTAAAATAATGTTCCTCATCCTTCTGTTAATATATTAAACTATTCACTTTCATGTTCCTTAACTTTTTATTACGATacgtatatatatgtatatatgtaaatatgtactacattggttgcaatgaattacattgatttctcagtaaaaaaaaacccgataATATCACATGTGACATAAatgtggttatttcactctctgacaaTAACAAATACCGTTGTAAAGACGTCGATAACGtcatatcaaaacaaattacGTATGCGTTGGAAAAGAAACAGTTCTATACGTTTTCTActgttattttattcaaattcgatcactcgatgaatatatttatttatttgaaatcttAAGTGAAAGGATAATGTTTATTTAATCTTCTGTGTACATGTGTTTGATA
Coding sequences within it:
- the LOC134693492 gene encoding glycine amidinotransferase, mitochondrial-like is translated as MFDKHIKHNLLCTPQKEAGYLPISRTGKQSDEYIHKAALQIDNLERVLRFQCNVTVRRPDKIDFTQPVRTPFFSIEHQHGASCPRDTLLVIGNEIIESTMSSRARYFESMAYRTILNDYFEKDEDMLWTMAPKPTMSENMYNLDFPFDTNCQERKDWIQNYKYVINEAEPCFDAAEVLRLGKDLIVQQSMTANRKGIDWLRRHVKSRGYRVHEAHFPGDLNPVHIGCSY